In Nostoc sp. PCC 7120 = FACHB-418, the following proteins share a genomic window:
- a CDS encoding pentapeptide repeat-containing protein, which yields MPQDFSGQNLRGRNFKGQDLAGANFSYADIRGANFSGANLIGANFTLAKAGLRRRWVIGLVIVSFLLSRLSGYLCAFNGYLVSLIFSLSTDNLIIGWVALIILIPFYFITIRQGFTAGFGYLAVAFAVAVAVAFAGAGGVAFAVAFAFAGAGGVAFAVAGAGAVAVAVAFAVAFAVAGAFAGAVAVAVAFAFAVAGALTFAGAFAFARAFAVAVAVTEMLLSIYIAWQAMKGNEKYSLVRNIAIAFAATGGTSFRGADLTSADFTQATLKSTDLRNTILTNTHWHQAKMLDRVRPGSTYLQNPQIRQLLVTGQGQDKNFDGQILRGINLQKANLADASFIGADLSEANLQDADLSRAKLKQTQLDGTDLTGATLTGAFIEDWGITNTTKLHGVRCEYVFMRLPTAYNPDPLRKPDNNKEVFADGDFGEFIKPIFDTLDLYHNQNVDPRAIAISFKQLAENHPAAELEIVAMEKRGQDKFLLRAKTAARADKSQLSAEYFDSYNQLKGLPEREIKLLLAEKENQIRRLENMVMTALERPSFYSNTQIEKVNTMTNNPGGISQNVSGGSVYGGMQAAQGNNNVQTSTTYSSPEQKQNLAEAAAEIQQLLEQLSQSYPTNTNSEKMVFAIEAKKHVENNPTLMKKIISALEAGSTAALEQLLSHPAASFVIGAFEDFKNNSK from the coding sequence ATGCCCCAGGACTTCTCCGGCCAAAATCTTCGTGGGCGCAACTTCAAAGGACAAGACCTTGCGGGTGCAAACTTTAGCTATGCCGACATTCGAGGGGCAAACTTTAGCGGTGCTAACTTGATAGGGGCAAACTTTACTCTTGCCAAAGCCGGACTGCGACGACGTTGGGTGATTGGTTTAGTTATTGTCTCGTTCTTATTGTCGAGACTGTCAGGATATCTCTGTGCTTTTAATGGTTATTTAGTGTCGCTGATATTTAGTTTGTCCACTGATAACCTGATTATCGGCTGGGTTGCTTTAATTATATTGATTCCTTTCTACTTCATAACCATTCGTCAAGGATTCACAGCTGGTTTTGGATATCTCGCCGTCGCTTTCGCCGTCGCCGTCGCCGTCGCTTTCGCCGGAGCCGGAGGCGTCGCTTTCGCCGTCGCTTTCGCTTTCGCTGGAGCCGGAGGCGTCGCTTTCGCCGTCGCCGGAGCCGGAGCCGTTGCCGTCGCCGTCGCCTTCGCCGTCGCTTTCGCCGTCGCCGGAGCCTTCGCCGGAGCCGTTGCCGTCGCCGTCGCCTTCGCTTTCGCCGTCGCCGGAGCCCTCACCTTCGCTGGAGCCTTTGCCTTCGCCAGAGCCTTCGCCGTCGCTGTCGCCGTCACCGAAATGTTACTGAGCATTTACATTGCTTGGCAAGCCATGAAAGGAAACGAAAAATATTCTCTAGTTCGCAACATTGCGATTGCCTTTGCTGCAACAGGAGGTACAAGTTTTCGTGGCGCTGACTTAACCAGTGCTGATTTCACCCAAGCCACACTCAAAAGTACAGATTTGAGAAACACAATCCTTACTAATACCCATTGGCATCAAGCCAAAATGCTTGACCGTGTTCGCCCTGGCTCGACTTATCTTCAAAATCCACAAATACGTCAACTGCTGGTTACAGGACAGGGACAGGACAAAAACTTTGACGGTCAAATTCTGCGAGGTATCAATTTACAAAAAGCTAACCTAGCAGATGCCAGCTTTATTGGTGCTGACCTCAGTGAAGCCAATTTGCAAGATGCCGATTTGTCAAGGGCAAAGCTAAAGCAAACCCAACTAGACGGCACAGATTTAACAGGTGCAACACTCACCGGAGCTTTCATTGAAGATTGGGGGATTACAAATACAACTAAATTGCATGGGGTGAGGTGTGAATATGTCTTCATGCGCTTACCCACTGCATATAACCCCGACCCCCTCCGCAAACCTGATAATAATAAAGAAGTGTTTGCAGACGGTGATTTTGGCGAATTTATTAAACCAATTTTTGATACACTCGACCTCTACCATAACCAAAATGTTGACCCCAGAGCGATCGCAATTTCGTTTAAGCAGTTAGCAGAAAATCACCCGGCAGCCGAACTAGAAATTGTGGCAATGGAGAAACGGGGACAGGATAAGTTTTTACTTCGCGCTAAAACCGCAGCTAGGGCTGACAAGTCTCAACTGAGTGCAGAATATTTTGATAGTTATAATCAGCTTAAAGGTTTACCAGAGAGAGAAATTAAATTATTGCTGGCAGAGAAAGAAAATCAAATCCGCAGATTAGAAAATATGGTAATGACGGCACTTGAGCGTCCTAGTTTTTATTCAAACACCCAAATAGAAAAGGTAAATACAATGACTAATAATCCTGGTGGAATTTCTCAAAATGTAAGTGGCGGTAGTGTGTATGGTGGGATGCAAGCAGCACAGGGTAATAATAACGTGCAAACTTCAACCACTTATTCTTCACCAGAACAAAAACAAAATCTTGCAGAAGCCGCAGCAGAAATTCAGCAATTACTAGAGCAATTAAGCCAGTCTTATCCTACCAATACCAACTCTGAAAAAATGGTATTTGCAATAGAAGCCAAGAAACACGTCGAAAATAACCCAACTTTAATGAAGAAAATAATTAGTGCTTTAGAGGCAGGTAGTACGG
- a CDS encoding response regulator: protein MLRIVIVEPETFTLLGFKAAIEQSPDIEVTGSATSGKIGFQLIEQVNPDVVLVDLLLPDMSGLELTRSIKRNTNSKVVIFTNETHSDFINSAFRHGADSYMLKSADVELIELAIKRAYFDECLLDPKLAKKLLESLYQNRYIDPTFVDKNLIDPPTERQIQVLRLLAQGLVFQDIAKEMFLSVSTVKQYASDLYSKWHVKNRYEAIKRGAMLGYIDYNLIVNE from the coding sequence ATGCTGAGAATAGTAATTGTTGAACCAGAAACATTCACGCTCTTAGGCTTCAAAGCGGCTATTGAACAATCTCCTGATATAGAAGTTACAGGGTCAGCCACCAGTGGAAAGATAGGTTTTCAGTTAATTGAACAAGTAAATCCAGATGTTGTGTTAGTTGATTTACTATTACCGGACATGAGCGGTTTAGAACTCACTCGTTCAATTAAAAGAAATACTAATAGTAAAGTGGTGATTTTTACTAATGAGACTCATTCAGACTTTATTAACTCGGCTTTCCGTCATGGTGCTGATTCTTATATGCTCAAGAGTGCTGATGTAGAATTGATTGAACTAGCCATCAAGAGAGCTTACTTTGATGAATGTCTACTTGACCCAAAGCTGGCTAAAAAACTGTTAGAAAGCCTTTATCAAAATAGATATATTGACCCCACCTTCGTTGATAAAAACTTGATAGATCCGCCTACCGAGCGCCAAATACAAGTCCTGCGTTTACTGGCTCAGGGTTTAGTTTTTCAAGATATTGCCAAAGAAATGTTTCTGTCTGTTAGTACGGTCAAACAATATGCCAGTGATTTGTACAGTAAATGGCACGTCAAGAACCGTTATGAGGCGATAAAAAGAGGGGCGATGCTTGGTTATATCGACTATAACTTGATTGTGAATGAATGA